From Cucumis melo cultivar AY chromosome 3, USDA_Cmelo_AY_1.0, whole genome shotgun sequence:
CCATTCTTTGGCCACTTGAATTTTGATGCAGACTCAACAGTATTTAAAAACCCTGAAAAACTTGGGATCTTTCGTACAAGTTTTTGGGTTTGTCCATTTAGAGGACATTGTTGGAAATCAACTCCTGAAATTGCAATCTTCCAGGAACCAATGTCAGGACTAGCGCTAGCTGCCCTCCGGTGTCCATGGGACTTCTCCTCTCTATCATCGTGAGAACCCTGCTCAACTGGTTGATGAGAATTAATTGAACAATCCAGTGCGGATTCTTCATCCATCCCATGTGGTTTTTCGTTGTTACTAACAACATTGTTAACGGCAGTTTTGTTTTCACCTGCTGAAGGTCCTGAAAGAAACATAGCTAGTTCTTCACTTTCACCTTCATCCAGCTGCATCCAAGGCCTCGAGGATTTTCCCTTTGATTGAGATAACTCTTGTACTGAACATTGAGTTTTTGAAATCTGATCCCCAATTGCTAAAATAAATTCCCGGTGCCTATCTCTCGCATCATCATTTGAGTTATTGACATAACTTGCTTCAACAGCTCGTTCAAACTCCTCTAACTGCGTTGGTAACACAAGTTATAGCTCTTTTAGAAAACATACGAGCGCGATCAGCAGAATATGAAAGTCTTGAGGGGAGAAATGCATCAACCCAAGATAAGGAAACTAGTTAGCCAAAGGTATGAAACGCAGAGGGATTCTTGTGGGAGCGGGAAAGGAAATTAGGGGAGAGATCACCTGCCATTTGGTGGTGCCAAGAGCAGTGCGTAAATCCCTACCGAGCTCCTCACAGTTCCAAATGCTGGAGGCATCTTTCTTGGCATGTACCCACGTTCTATACGTTGATTCTACTCTGAAATACATAAACGAAAAGGACAAAGGTCCATGACAATCCGATCAATTGAAAACAGAGGACACCAGCATTGTCCAGGTTAAATCTAAATCCAGcgaaagaacaaagaaaaagacAAGAAAGCCAAAACACAAACAAAATCTAGAAAAACGAGAACCAATTTGCGTTCTCAATGTCTTAATTAACAACAAATATCACAGGCATTTTTGTCCATCAATAAAACAAATTCACAAGTACGAATCATCCATGAACATATTCATAACcgtgagaaaagaaaaagtaccTATCTGCAGATTCTTGAACTTCCTCAGCGGCTGAGAAAAACGAATCCTTTTCCCATCGATCGAAACTTGAAGCCATATCCGTTtgtagggaaaaaaaaaaaaaaggagagaaaaagaaaccCTCCCAGTAAATCAAAAGATAAAacagaaaggaaaagaaaagtaaataaCGATGGTCACGAAACAAAAACCCTAAGCCAATTTGGGACGGAGAAGAGAACTAGAAAAAGCTTGGAAAAGGAAAATGCAGAAAGGTGAAGGAGAGGAGGAGGGCGCAAAGAGGAAAGCCGTTGGGATGTTGAAAGAGACGAGAAGAAGCAGTGGCGCGTGGAATTAACAAAGGTGCAGAAGCTTGAAGGCGGGCGCCATTTTAGCCATATGATCTGACGTCGTTTTATCGGATTTGATGGGCCTATAAAAACCCATTTATACTGATGGGCCAAAAGCCCAAATTTCACTTGTTAACATCTAGGGCTCCCTTAAACGGGCCCTCGCTTGCGTTGCGACTGGTGGACATGGACGAGTGCGAGCAACTTTTCGCGGCGGCGCGAGGCGGCGACGCCGACAAACTCAGAGCTCTTATAGATTCTGGTGTTGATGTTTCTCTTTTCGACGGTGAGGGCCTTACCCCTCTGATGCACGCTGCCAAGCATGGTCATGCCGAGGTAGTTAAAACCCTTCTGGAACATGGTGCGCCATGGAATGCGCTCTCTCCTTCCAATCTCTCTGCCGGAGATTTCGCTCTGGAGGCTGGCCACCAGGAGGTCTTCCAGATTCTTCTTAACGCCGGTATGTGGATTTGCTCTTTACTTTCCTCCCAATCCCTACTGATTCTAAACTAGAGTAATTCTTGTTGTATGGCTTGTGCTCTGTGTAACTGCACTGTTGCTTAAACATTGCTTATTAAATCAACGCAAAAAATTTAATTCTTTGGTAAACTTAGATGATTAGTAAGTACAAGAGGTGTAATTGATTTAAGTATTGCTTTTCCTTTAATCCCAGCTTTTAAAATTAATCAGTTTGGTTCATTTCcgttatttttgtttttaacaaATGGGCGTAGCATGCTATAAAGTCACATATGTTATTGGGTGGCAGACTATGAGGAAGATAAGGGTAAAACTGGTTACTTCTTAAAGTTCCAGAGATCAAAATGAGACTTCATATTAACGTATTTAACAATATTTTTGCGCCAACTAATTCTGACTTCTTCTGTGTAATTCTGTTTATA
This genomic window contains:
- the LOC103487851 gene encoding uncharacterized protein LOC103487851 isoform X2 — its product is MLEEFERAVEASYVNNSNDDARDRHREFILAIGDQISKTQCSVQELSQSKGKSSRPWMQLDEGESEELAMFLSGPSAGENKTAVNNVVSNNEKPHGMDEESALDCSINSHQPVEQGSHDDREEKSHGHRRAASASPDIGSWKIAISGVDFQQCPLNGQTQKLVRKIPSFSGFLNTVESASKFKWPKNGFRKLKVVDRHQETNSKLQSPQSARGIIVGYERNKSCLDSCDDFYDKQLYGWYGSIQRQFQRSIYQMQYSRPVQVTLLTVVIISLVLVLLRML
- the LOC103487851 gene encoding uncharacterized protein LOC103487851 isoform X1 → MASSFDRWEKDSFFSAAEEVQESADRVESTYRTWVHAKKDASSIWNCEELGRDLRTALGTTKWQLEEFERAVEASYVNNSNDDARDRHREFILAIGDQISKTQCSVQELSQSKGKSSRPWMQLDEGESEELAMFLSGPSAGENKTAVNNVVSNNEKPHGMDEESALDCSINSHQPVEQGSHDDREEKSHGHRRAASASPDIGSWKIAISGVDFQQCPLNGQTQKLVRKIPSFSGFLNTVESASKFKWPKNGFRKLKVVDRHQETNSKLQSPQSARGIIVGYERNKSCLDSCDDFYDKQLYGWYGSIQRQFQRSIYQMQYSRPVQVTLLTVVIISLVLVLLRML